The stretch of DNA ACTTCGAATCCCCGTGTTCACGTTCGGCGTGGGTCACCAGGATTTCGGTGGTGTGGCGGGCGAAGCTGTTGGCCAGGATCGGGATGAAGGTGCTGCGCTCGCGGCAAGCGAGCATGGCGTCGATCACCGTGCGCCGGTAGGCGCGCAGCATGCAGCCGTAGTCGCTCATGGCAACGCCTGTGGAGCGCTTCACCGCGTAGTTGATCACCTTCGATGGCCAGCGGCGCATGGCCGAGTCCTGGCGGTTGCTGCGCACCGTGCCGACCACGTCGAAACCGCGTTCGGCTTCGGCGACCAGGCGCGGGATTTCTTCCGGCGGGTTTTGCAGGTCGGCGTCGAGGGTGATCACCACGTCGCCCTTGCACTGCTCGAAACCGGCCATGATCGCTGCGTGCTGGCCGTAGTTGCGGTTGAGGATCACCGCCACGAACGGGCTGTTCTCGGCCTTGGCGGCTTCTTCGAGAATGTGCGCGGAGTCGTCGCGGCTGCCGTCGTCGACCAGCACGATTTCATAGGGGTGACGCAACTGCTGGCAGGCGGCGCCTGTGCGGCGCAGCAGCTCAGGCAGGCTTTCCTGCTCGTTGTAGACCGGGATGACGATGGACACACAATGGATCGGGTAAGGTCTCACGAGCGATTTCCCACAAGCTGTTCAATGGCGGTGACGACCCGGTCGAGGTCGTGGTCGGTCATGTCAGGGAACAACGGAATGGAGCACAACCGCGCCGAGTTCCATTCGGTGTTTGGCAGCGAGAGCTGCGGATCGCGCTGGCGGTACCAGGTGTGCAGGTGGGTGGCGATGAAGTGGATGCCGGTGCCGATGCCGCGCTCCTGCAAGCCTTTCATGAAGGCTTCGCGGTCGAGGCCGCAGCGTTCGCTGTCGATGCGCAGGATGAACAGGTGCCAGGCGTGCTGCTGGTCGTAGCCCGGCACGGCCAGGGGCTGCACTGGCAGGCCTGCCAGACGCTGCTGGTAGAGGCCGGCCAGTTCGGTACGGCGGGCGTTGATGGCATCCAGGCGCTTGAGCTGCACCAGGGCGATGGCGGCGTTGATGTCGGCAAGGTTGTACTTGAAGCCGGGCTCGATGACCTGGGCCTGGGGCTTGCGGCCATGGGTCAGGCGGTCGTAGGCATCGACACCCAGGCCATGGAACTTGAGCATGCGCACGCGGCTGGCCAGGGCTTCGTCATCGCTGACGAACATGGCGCCTTCGGCGCAGGTCATGTTCTTGATTGCATGGAACGAGAAGATTGCCGTGCCTTGGGCACCGACATGGCGGCCCTTGTAACGGGTGCCGGCAGCGTGGGCGGCGTCTTCGATGACAGCGATGCCATGCTTGTCGGCGAGGGCGTACAGGGGGTCGAGGTCGAAAGCTGCGCCAGCGTAGTGAACCGGGATGATGGCCTTGGTTCGCGGAGTGATCGCCGCCTCTATGCGCGCCGCATCGGTCATCAGGGTATCGCGGTCGACATCGACGAATACCGGCGTGGCACCGAGCAGTGAAATCATGTTGGCCGTGGACACCCAGGTCTGCGACGGGGTAATGACTTCATCCCCAGGGCCGATACCCAGTGCCAGCAAAGCGATGTGCATACCGCCAGTGGCCGATGACAGGGCTACCGCATGGCGGCAACCGACGTACTGTGCGAACTGCTCTTCAAGTGCCTGGTTTTGTGGGCCGGTGGTGATCCAGCCCGAACGCAGGACCTTTTCGACAGCCGCAATTTCCTCGTCGCCCATACTAGGACGCGAGAAAGGGAGAAACGCCTCACTCATGAGCACCTCGGTGATACAGGAAAATGACAGAACCCATTGATTTAATTGGTTCCATTGCCAGCGTAGACGCAAAGAAAATTTTTGCATCAAGTGCGCGGGCAGAAAGTGGGTGTGTTGCGTCAAGTCAGAGTTGTCTGCGGGGGCTCAGTCTTCCGTGCCGTAGTGATTGACAGTGGCTTATTCGGCCAAGGTTATGCCGGTTTTTGTGAAAGAAGTATAAAAAATAGGTAGCCTTCTCATTACATTGCAAACATAGACAGCTAAGGTTCAGCTTTCTGCCTTAGTGTTTGGCGGGCAATAAAATTGAAACTCAAAAACATTCATTCGGGTGAATGTAAAACTGTGCTTGTAGTTGACCGAATAGTCGTCGCTACTTGCAGCGTTTCAAAAAATCAGGGGCTGGCCTAAGTTTTGGGAATATAGGCCACGCTTTGATCATCACGGGCATGCAGCCACTGCTCGCCATGGCTGGGCTGGGTGGTGATGACCTGATGATCGCTATCCAGGTAGGCAAAAGGCGGGGCCTCGCCGTGGCGGTAGTGCGCAACGATGATCGTACGCTGCGGGTCCCAGTGCTGGCCGCTGGTGCGTTCCAGCCAGGCCATCAAGCTGGCGGTGTCGCCACTGCGTGGGTAATCCTGAGTTTGCGCTACATAGTAGAAGGGCGCGCCGCCCGTCTGCAGGTACATCGGCACCTTGTTGTCCACCTCGACCATGACCAGCTGCCACTGCGCCAGCGGCGCTTGCCGGCCGGCCTGTTCGCGCACCGCTTCGCCGAAGCGGATCACGCCACCGCCGCCATTGCTCCAGGGCACGAGAATGCCCAGCACCGCCAGCAGTAATACGGTGGTCACCGCGAAGCCCGCCTGGAGCTTGCGCCCGGAGGCTTTGCGTGCGGCCATTCGCTGGGTGACCCACCAGGCACCCAGCAGTTGCGCGAACGGCACCAGCGGCAGCACATAGTAGCTGCGCCTGCTGCCGCTGGCGGTGAAGAACAGCATCAGCAGGCCAAGCCCCTGGATAAGCCAGCGGGTATCTGGCTCGATGTGCCGCCAGTGACGCAGGGCAACCCACAAGGCAATGATCCAGCAAGGCGCCCAGGGCAGGGTGTAGACCGGTAGGTACACCAGGTAGGTGTAGATCGGCCCGAGGTTGTCGAACGGCTGGAAAAACCGCACCACGTTTTCCCGCAGCACCAGCCCGAGGCCGCTTTCGTCGTAGTTTGGCGCGCCGTACAGGTGCGAAAGCACGAACGGCAGCATATACAGTGCCCCGGCCAGCAGCAGTGCAGCCAATAAACGCAGATTGAGGTGGCGACGCCAGCGGCCTTCGCTCAGCAGGTGCGGCAGCAACACCAGCCCCGGCAGGATGAAGCCGATCAGGCCCTTGAACAGCGAGGTCAACGCCAACAGCCCGAAGAACCCGACGTAGCGCCAGAATCGGGTATCGTCCGGCCCGCGCCAATACCACCAGACTGCTGCCAGCACCCCACATACCGTCAGGATGTCGGCCGTGGCGACCCGTGCCCAGAACACGAAGTAGAAGGTCGTGGCCAGCATCCAGCCGGCGACCAGGCCGGTACCTTTGCGGAACAGGCGCTCGCCGAGCAGGTAGGTCAGCCAGACGCTCAGCCACGCTGCTACGACCGAGGACAGGCGCAGCGACCAGGGCCCCAGGCCACCGGTCAGCCAGGCGCTGGCCGTGATCAGCCAGTACGACAGCAACGGCTTGTCGTAGTAGGCACCGCCCTTGAGGTACGGGTCGAAATAGTCGCCGCTTTGCAGCATCTGCAGGCAGATGTTGGCCCAACGGGTTTCTGCGCCCCACAGTTCGCGACTGCCCAGCCCCAGCATCAACAACAAGGCGGTGGCGGCCAGCAGTAACAGCAAGGCGCGTTGGTCGTGACGCTTCGGATTCATGGCTGACTCTGCGGGCAAGCAAACGGTCGGCGAATCCTAGGTGGGGAAAAGTGCGGGCTCGGTGAAGATTTGGTGAAAAAGTTGCGGGGCAGAGCGCTGCCTACCAGACGTATTGCAGCCGCAAGGTCCAGGTATTCACATCCGGCGACCCGGTACGTTCCGATACGGTGTCGGAGTAGGCCACCAGCCCGCCAAACTGCGGGGTCAGCATGAAGCCCAGGCTGGCCCCCAGGAGTACGTTCTCCTGTTTGTTGTCCTGGCCAACCCCGTCGATGCGGGTTTCCCCGCCGGTGCTGTAGGTGCTGTCCAGTGCAACCCATAACGCTCGGTTGACCGTATAGCTGTAGTGGCCCTCGATCGCGTAAAGCGGCTTCTGTTCCAGCTTGCTGTTGCCGTGGTAATCATCGTTGTCGCCGTACAGCGAGACATAGCCGTTGATTTCCAGCCAGGTCGGCCCGAAGGGCGTGCCGAACGCAAGCTCCGGTTTCACCACCCAGCGATTGGAGCCGATATTGATGACCCGGTCCTTGTCATAGTCACCAGTGGGTGCAGTCAGCCACAGGGCGCCGCTGAAGAACGTCTCCGGCTTCCAGTTGGCAAATTCTGCGGCGGTCAGCGCCGGCCCACCAAAGAAATTGTGCGCGAAGACGACCTGGATATCGCCCATGCCGCCATTGTGCTTGGTGCCGCTGAAGAACCGCCCATTGTCGAACGAGGCCGCGACATCGGCATACGGCTGCAGGATCTGGATCGCCGAGTTGCGCCCGTCCAGGCCGAACGAGCGTGCGTAGCGCAGGATGTACAGGTCGGCATTGAGCGACAGGCCATCGAGCGGTAGCGAGGTGTCGATCGGGGTGTTGGTGTCGATCAGGTTGTAATAGCCGAACACCATGTTCAGGTCGATCGGTGTGTTTTGCCAGTCACGGGCGTTATCGGCCACGGCCGACTGGGCGCAAAAACCGATCGACAACGTCAATAGCAGGCGTGAGCGGGGATGGGCGGTCATGGCGGCTCCGTGCGCAGGCTGTCCATCAGTGATAGCTCATGTTGGCAGCCTGTCCCGATTTATTTGCTAGCCTCAGTTGCGCAAGGGTCCGGTACAGGGCCCATGGAACTGGCCGTGGAGCATGGAATGGGGAAGGCGATCAATGGCGTTGTCCGTGGGCTGCTGGGCGCAGTGCTGCTGGCCTGGCTGGGGAACGCGGCGGCGGCCAGCCCGCCTGCCCAGGCGCAACCTGCAGAGGGCTATGTAGCGACACAGACCTGCCTTGGCTGCCATGCCGAGCAGGCCAGGCAATGGAAAGACTCCGACCATGGCTGGGCCATGCGCGATGCCACGGCGGCCAACGTGCTGGGCAACTTCAATGACGCACGCTTCGATGAGGCCGGGGTGACGGCCCGGTTCTTTCGCAAGGGGCAGGGCTTTTTCGTCACCGTGGAGGGCGAGGACGGCAAACCGGCCAACTTCCAGGTGCGCCGGACGTTCGGCCATTATCCGCTGCAGCAGTACCTCGTCGACCTGCCACGCGGGCGCCTGCAGGCGCTGACCATCGCCTGGGACAGCCGACCCAAGACACAGGGCGGGCAACGCTGGTTCTCGCTGTACCCCGGGCAGCGTTTCGCCCCTGACGACCCACTGCACTGGACCGGCCGCTACCAGAACTGGAACGGCATGTGCGCCGACTGCCATTCGACCCGCCTGATGAAAAACTACAACGACCGCGACGACAGCTTCGCCTCGACCTGGCAGGAGCAGAACGTCGGTTGCCAAAGCTGCCATGGCCCGGGCAAGGCGCACGTCGACTGGGCCAAGGCAGGCAAAGCCGGCGAGGCCAACGGCCTGGCGGTGGACTACAAGGCGTTGGGCAGCCAGGGCCTGGTCGAGCAGTGCGCGTACTGCCACAGCCGGCGGCAGACCCTCGGCGTCGGCATGCTGCCGGGGCACGCGCAGCTGGACCAGAGCCTGCCGGCAACCTTGCGCAGCGGCCTGTACCATGCCGATGGCCAGATTGACGGCGAGGTGTACGAGTACGGCTCGTTCACCCAGAGCAAGATGTACGCTGCCGGCGTCGGTTGCACCGACTGCCACAACCCACATACCGCCAAGGTCAAGGTCGAGGGCAATGGCCTGTGCCTGCAATGCCACAACAGCCAGCCTCCGCTGGCGCGTTTTCCCAGCCTGCAAGCCAAGGACTACGACAGTGAAGCGCACCATCACCATCCGGCCGGCTCGCCGGGGGCACAGTGCGTGAGTTGCCACATGCCGACCAAGACCTACATGGTGGTCGACCCACGGCGTGATCACAGCTTGCGTATCCCGCGCCCAGACCTCGCGGCCAAGACCGCCAGCCCCGACGCCTGTACCACCTGTCACCAGGACCGCCAGCCGCAATGGGCGGCGGCGGCCATTGACGGCTGGTTCGGTGCGCGCAAGCGCCCGGTGCATTACGGCGAGAACTTCCAAGCGGTGCGCAGTGGCCACGGCATTGCCCTGAGCGAATTGAACGCGGTCCTCGCCGACAAGGGCAAGCCGGCAATCGTGCGCGCCACGGCGGCGCAGCAAATGGCCGAGCTGGGCACGCAGTCGGTGATCAGCCTGGGCTGGGCGTTGAAGGACAACAGCCCGCTGGTACGCGCCTACGCGGTGGCCGGGTTTGCCAGCGTGCCGCCCGAACAACGCCTGCAACCGTTGTTGCCGCTGCTCAAGGACCCAACCCTGGCGGTACGCGACGAAGCGTTGCGTGTGCTGGCCGGAGTGCCCATCGCACAGATACCAGAACAGGTTCGTGATTCGTTCGGGACGCTGCTTGCCGATTACGAGCGCCGCCTGCGCGGCAACGCCGACCTGCCGGGTGGGCGCCTCAACCTGGCGGTGCTGCTCAGCCGCCAGGGCCGCGATGCCGAGGCCATGGGCGAGTACCGCCAGGCATTGCGGCTCGACCCGTACTTTGTGCCGGCGCGCGTCAACCTGGTGACCCTGGCCAGTGCCGCGCAACAGTTCGATGAGGCCGAACAGGTGCTGCGCGAGGGCGTGGCGCTCGACAAGATGCCCGCCAGCGACCACGGCAACCTGGCCTATATGCTGGCCTTGCTGCTGGCCGAGCGCGGCCAGCAGGACGAGGCGCTGCAATGGATGGAGCGTGCGGCCGTGGCGCTGCCGGGCAATTCGCGGATCCGCTACAACCAGGGGCTGTTGCTGTCGCGCCTGGAGCGCCGCGACGAGGCCATTGCCGCACTGCGCAGCGGCCTGGAGCAGTCCCCGGACGACGCGGACCTGCTGTATTCGCTGATCTACCTGCATGCCCTGGCTGGCGAGCGCGCCGACGCCTATGGCTACGTCAAGCGCTTGCGCCAGGCGGCGCCCGACGACCCGCGGCTGCAGGCGATCGAGCCGTACTGGCAAAAGCCGTGAGCTGGCGAAGCCAACCAGCGCTGCTAGATTTAGCCCATACCTACGCGGCCAGGGAGCGAGAGCGTGAGCATACGCGAGGAGATTGCAGCGCTGGAGGCACGTGTCGCCGAGCAGGTCCTGGGCCAGGCAGAGACCATCCGGCATGTGCTGCTGGGCCTGTTGGCCAACGGCCACGTCCTGCTCGAAAGCCTGCCGGGGCTGGCCAAGACGCGCACGGTCAAGGCCCTGGCCACGCACCTGGACGCGCAGATGCGGCGTATCCAGTTCACCCCGGACCTGCTGCCCTCGGACATCACCGGCGGCGAGATCCTGCAGCCTACCAACGAAGGTAACCAGATCAAGTTCCAGCCCGGGCCCTTGTTCGGCAACGTGATCCTGGCCGACGAGATCAACCGTGCCCCGGCCAAGGTTCAGGCGGCGCTGCTCGAAGCCATGGAAGAACGGCAGATCACCGTGGCCGGGCAGAGCTACGCGATGCCGGCGCTGTTCATGGTGATGGCGACGCAGAACCCGATCGAGCAGGAAGGCACCTATCCGCTGCCCGAGGCGCAGATGGACCGCTTCCTGATGAAATTGCAGCTGGATTACCCCAAGGTCGAGGATGAGGCGCTGGTGCTGCGCCTGGTACGCAATGAAGAAGCGCAAGGCCGCACTGGCGTGCAGGCCCCTGAGCGGCTGGCGCAGGAGGTGGTGTTCGCCGCGCGCGCCGAAGTCGCGCAAGTGCACGTGGCCGAGGCTATCGACCGCTACCTGGTCGACCTGGTCAACGCCACCCGGCACCCGGCCGACTACGATGCCGACCTGTCACGCTGGATTCGCATCGGTGCCAGCCCGCGCGGTGGCATCAGCCTGGACCGGGTGGCACGCGCCCATGCCTGGCTGGCCGGCAACGCCTTCGTCACCCCGGACGATGTGCGTGCAGTTGTCCATCCGGTGCTTCGCCACCGCTTGCAGCTCAGCTATGACGCGGTCGCTGAAGCCGTCACGCCCGACCAGGTGATCGACCGCCTGCTCGATCGCGTGGCGATCCCGGCCTGAGCCATGGGGCCGGCCGCCGACGGTTTTGTCTACGCCTCGCTCGCGCAGCTGATGGCGTTGGAGCAGCGCATCGGCGCGCTCAGTTTTGTAGCCCGCCAGCCGCTTTCCAGCATCCTTGCCGGCGGCCATGCCTCGCGCCTGCGCGGGCGCGGGCTGAGTTTCGATGAACTGCGCCGCTACCAGCCGGGTGATGACCTGCGCCACCTCGACTGGCGCGCCTCGCTGCGTTTCGGCAAACCGTTCGTGCGTACCTTCACCGAGGAGCGTGACCGCCCGACTTGGCTGCTGGTGGACCAGCGCATGAGCATGTTCTTCGGCTCGCAGCGCAGCTTCAAGTCGGTGGTGGCGGCGGAACTGGCGGCGTTGTCGGCGTGGATGGCATTGCGCGCGGGTGACCGTGTGGGCGGGCTGGTATTCGATGACCACCAGGTACGCCAGGTACGGCCCTTGCGCAGCCGCGCCCGGGTGGAAGCGCTGTGCGCGGCAATCATTGCCAGCAACCAGGCCTTGTCCGCCACCGGCCCCGACACCGAGAACGAACAGCAACTGGACACCGCATTGCGCCAATGCGTCGCCCTGGCCGGGCATGATGCGCTGGTGTG from Pseudomonas putida encodes:
- the arnC gene encoding undecaprenyl-phosphate 4-deoxy-4-formamido-L-arabinose transferase, which translates into the protein MRPYPIHCVSIVIPVYNEQESLPELLRRTGAACQQLRHPYEIVLVDDGSRDDSAHILEEAAKAENSPFVAVILNRNYGQHAAIMAGFEQCKGDVVITLDADLQNPPEEIPRLVAEAERGFDVVGTVRSNRQDSAMRRWPSKVINYAVKRSTGVAMSDYGCMLRAYRRTVIDAMLACRERSTFIPILANSFARHTTEILVTHAEREHGDSKYSPMRLISLMFDLITCMTTTPLRLLSIVGFSMAALGVLFAMVLIVLRLAFGPGWAGDGLFVLFAVLFVFTGGQFIGMGLLGEYLGRMYSDVRARPRFFIEKVLRSGPPPVPAQNVTVDGFNSSTSGQVHS
- the arnB gene encoding UDP-4-amino-4-deoxy-L-arabinose aminotransferase, coding for MSEAFLPFSRPSMGDEEIAAVEKVLRSGWITTGPQNQALEEQFAQYVGCRHAVALSSATGGMHIALLALGIGPGDEVITPSQTWVSTANMISLLGATPVFVDVDRDTLMTDAARIEAAITPRTKAIIPVHYAGAAFDLDPLYALADKHGIAVIEDAAHAAGTRYKGRHVGAQGTAIFSFHAIKNMTCAEGAMFVSDDEALASRVRMLKFHGLGVDAYDRLTHGRKPQAQVIEPGFKYNLADINAAIALVQLKRLDAINARRTELAGLYQQRLAGLPVQPLAVPGYDQQHAWHLFILRIDSERCGLDREAFMKGLQERGIGTGIHFIATHLHTWYRQRDPQLSLPNTEWNSARLCSIPLFPDMTDHDLDRVVTAIEQLVGNRS
- a CDS encoding ArnT family glycosyltransferase, giving the protein MNPKRHDQRALLLLLAATALLLMLGLGSRELWGAETRWANICLQMLQSGDYFDPYLKGGAYYDKPLLSYWLITASAWLTGGLGPWSLRLSSVVAAWLSVWLTYLLGERLFRKGTGLVAGWMLATTFYFVFWARVATADILTVCGVLAAVWWYWRGPDDTRFWRYVGFFGLLALTSLFKGLIGFILPGLVLLPHLLSEGRWRRHLNLRLLAALLLAGALYMLPFVLSHLYGAPNYDESGLGLVLRENVVRFFQPFDNLGPIYTYLVYLPVYTLPWAPCWIIALWVALRHWRHIEPDTRWLIQGLGLLMLFFTASGSRRSYYVLPLVPFAQLLGAWWVTQRMAARKASGRKLQAGFAVTTVLLLAVLGILVPWSNGGGGVIRFGEAVREQAGRQAPLAQWQLVMVEVDNKVPMYLQTGGAPFYYVAQTQDYPRSGDTASLMAWLERTSGQHWDPQRTIIVAHYRHGEAPPFAYLDSDHQVITTQPSHGEQWLHARDDQSVAYIPKT
- a CDS encoding transporter, with product MTAHPRSRLLLTLSIGFCAQSAVADNARDWQNTPIDLNMVFGYYNLIDTNTPIDTSLPLDGLSLNADLYILRYARSFGLDGRNSAIQILQPYADVAASFDNGRFFSGTKHNGGMGDIQVVFAHNFFGGPALTAAEFANWKPETFFSGALWLTAPTGDYDKDRVINIGSNRWVVKPELAFGTPFGPTWLEINGYVSLYGDNDDYHGNSKLEQKPLYAIEGHYSYTVNRALWVALDSTYSTGGETRIDGVGQDNKQENVLLGASLGFMLTPQFGGLVAYSDTVSERTGSPDVNTWTLRLQYVW
- a CDS encoding tetratricopeptide repeat protein, with protein sequence MELAVEHGMGKAINGVVRGLLGAVLLAWLGNAAAASPPAQAQPAEGYVATQTCLGCHAEQARQWKDSDHGWAMRDATAANVLGNFNDARFDEAGVTARFFRKGQGFFVTVEGEDGKPANFQVRRTFGHYPLQQYLVDLPRGRLQALTIAWDSRPKTQGGQRWFSLYPGQRFAPDDPLHWTGRYQNWNGMCADCHSTRLMKNYNDRDDSFASTWQEQNVGCQSCHGPGKAHVDWAKAGKAGEANGLAVDYKALGSQGLVEQCAYCHSRRQTLGVGMLPGHAQLDQSLPATLRSGLYHADGQIDGEVYEYGSFTQSKMYAAGVGCTDCHNPHTAKVKVEGNGLCLQCHNSQPPLARFPSLQAKDYDSEAHHHHPAGSPGAQCVSCHMPTKTYMVVDPRRDHSLRIPRPDLAAKTASPDACTTCHQDRQPQWAAAAIDGWFGARKRPVHYGENFQAVRSGHGIALSELNAVLADKGKPAIVRATAAQQMAELGTQSVISLGWALKDNSPLVRAYAVAGFASVPPEQRLQPLLPLLKDPTLAVRDEALRVLAGVPIAQIPEQVRDSFGTLLADYERRLRGNADLPGGRLNLAVLLSRQGRDAEAMGEYRQALRLDPYFVPARVNLVTLASAAQQFDEAEQVLREGVALDKMPASDHGNLAYMLALLLAERGQQDEALQWMERAAVALPGNSRIRYNQGLLLSRLERRDEAIAALRSGLEQSPDDADLLYSLIYLHALAGERADAYGYVKRLRQAAPDDPRLQAIEPYWQKP
- a CDS encoding AAA family ATPase, yielding MSIREEIAALEARVAEQVLGQAETIRHVLLGLLANGHVLLESLPGLAKTRTVKALATHLDAQMRRIQFTPDLLPSDITGGEILQPTNEGNQIKFQPGPLFGNVILADEINRAPAKVQAALLEAMEERQITVAGQSYAMPALFMVMATQNPIEQEGTYPLPEAQMDRFLMKLQLDYPKVEDEALVLRLVRNEEAQGRTGVQAPERLAQEVVFAARAEVAQVHVAEAIDRYLVDLVNATRHPADYDADLSRWIRIGASPRGGISLDRVARAHAWLAGNAFVTPDDVRAVVHPVLRHRLQLSYDAVAEAVTPDQVIDRLLDRVAIPA
- a CDS encoding DUF58 domain-containing protein is translated as MGPAADGFVYASLAQLMALEQRIGALSFVARQPLSSILAGGHASRLRGRGLSFDELRRYQPGDDLRHLDWRASLRFGKPFVRTFTEERDRPTWLLVDQRMSMFFGSQRSFKSVVAAELAALSAWMALRAGDRVGGLVFDDHQVRQVRPLRSRARVEALCAAIIASNQALSATGPDTENEQQLDTALRQCVALAGHDALVCIISDFAGVSTQTLQLLRQLSAHNDVIAMQVYDPLALHLPEQGRITVTQGELQVEMQIDRRQVSRPLGAYLSGRLQEVADLLRRSQIPLLMISTAEEPLLQLRRELGRLPGGSR